Proteins encoded together in one Stutzerimonas stutzeri window:
- a CDS encoding 16S rRNA (uracil(1498)-N(3))-methyltransferase, which produces MNLLLLEEGDFVAADRVRLRDRRLTHMRDVHRVEVNESLRVGRLGGQMGSGRLLRLDATEAELQVSFDQPPPAKLPVTLLLALPRPKMLRRVLQTVAAMGVPRLVLLNSYRVEKSFWQTPFLEPAAIREQLILGLEQARDTVLPEVIIEKRFKPFVEDRLPQLAAGTCGLVGHPGDFPTCPRAVGGPVTLAIGPEGGWIPYEVEKFTAAGLQPVQLGERILRVETAVSALLARLF; this is translated from the coding sequence GTGAACCTGCTGCTGCTCGAGGAAGGCGACTTCGTCGCCGCCGACCGGGTACGGCTGCGCGACCGCCGCCTGACCCACATGCGCGACGTGCACCGCGTCGAAGTCAATGAGAGCCTCAGGGTCGGCCGGCTCGGCGGCCAGATGGGCAGCGGTCGGCTGCTGCGCCTGGACGCCACCGAGGCCGAGCTGCAGGTGAGCTTCGACCAGCCGCCGCCGGCCAAGCTGCCGGTGACCCTGCTGCTGGCACTGCCACGACCGAAGATGCTGCGCCGGGTGCTGCAGACCGTCGCTGCCATGGGCGTGCCACGACTGGTCCTGCTCAACAGCTACCGGGTGGAAAAGAGCTTCTGGCAGACGCCCTTCCTCGAACCGGCCGCCATCCGTGAACAGCTGATCCTCGGCCTCGAACAGGCGCGCGATACCGTGTTGCCCGAGGTCATCATCGAAAAACGCTTCAAGCCCTTCGTCGAGGACCGTCTGCCGCAGCTCGCGGCAGGCACCTGCGGGCTGGTCGGTCATCCCGGCGATTTCCCGACCTGCCCACGCGCGGTCGGGGGGCCGGTCACCCTGGCGATCGGTCCGGAAGGCGGCTGGATTCCCTACGAGGTGGAGAAATTCACCGCCGCCGGACTGCAACCGGTGCAGCTGGGCGAACGCATTCTGCGCGTGGAGACGGCGGTCAGCGCCCTGCTGGCCAGGTTGTTCTAG
- the tatC gene encoding twin-arginine translocase subunit TatC → MTKPSIDDQEMPLVAHLTELRKRLLRCVVAIALLFAGLFYFSQQIYALVAAPLRAYLPEGATMIATGVASPFLTPFKLTLMVALFLSMPIILHQIWGFIAPGLYKHEKRIAVPLLVSSIFLFYAGMAFAYFVVFPIMFGFFASVTPEGVSMMTDIGQYLDFVLTLFFAFGVAFEIPVATFLLIWVGIVDVATLRKSRPYVIVGCFAVGMVLTPPDVFSQSLLAVPMWLLFEAGVICGSMIRKREEHFRGDAEDDVPPSGDQPPAPRP, encoded by the coding sequence ATGACCAAGCCCTCCATCGACGACCAGGAAATGCCGCTGGTCGCGCACCTGACCGAGCTGCGCAAGCGCCTGCTGCGCTGCGTGGTGGCCATCGCCCTGCTCTTCGCCGGGCTGTTCTACTTCTCGCAACAGATCTACGCGCTGGTCGCCGCGCCGCTGCGGGCCTACCTGCCCGAAGGCGCGACGATGATCGCCACCGGCGTCGCTTCGCCGTTCCTGACGCCATTCAAGCTGACCCTGATGGTCGCGCTGTTTCTCTCGATGCCGATCATCCTGCACCAGATCTGGGGGTTCATCGCACCCGGCCTGTACAAGCACGAGAAACGCATCGCCGTGCCGCTGCTGGTGTCGAGCATCTTCCTGTTCTACGCCGGCATGGCCTTCGCCTATTTCGTGGTGTTCCCGATCATGTTCGGCTTCTTCGCCAGCGTGACGCCCGAAGGCGTGTCGATGATGACCGATATCGGCCAGTACCTGGATTTCGTCCTCACGCTGTTCTTCGCCTTTGGCGTGGCCTTCGAAATCCCGGTGGCGACCTTCCTGCTGATCTGGGTCGGTATCGTCGACGTTGCCACCCTGCGCAAGAGCCGCCCCTATGTCATCGTTGGCTGCTTTGCCGTCGGTATGGTGCTGACGCCGCCGGATGTGTTCTCACAGTCGCTGCTGGCCGTGCCCATGTGGCTGCTGTTCGAAGCCGGCGTGATCTGCGGCAGCATGATCCGAAAGCGCGAGGAGCATTTCCGCGGCGATGCCGAGGATGACGTCCCGCCATCCGGCGACCAGCCGCCCGCACCACGTCCGTGA
- the tatB gene encoding Sec-independent protein translocase protein TatB, giving the protein MFDIGFTELLLVGLVALMVLGPERLPGAVRTTGLWVGRLKRSFSNIKAEVEREIGADEIRRQLHNERILDLEREMKQSIMPPPASNPAATPPSPPSEGAGQPANAASSSPGDTVPPAANPPAPSTETAQPLRSDRPSEP; this is encoded by the coding sequence ATGTTCGATATCGGTTTCACCGAACTGCTACTGGTCGGCCTGGTGGCGCTGATGGTGCTAGGCCCGGAGCGCCTGCCGGGTGCGGTGCGGACCACCGGGCTTTGGGTTGGCCGGCTGAAGCGCAGCTTCAGCAACATCAAGGCCGAAGTGGAGCGCGAAATCGGCGCCGACGAGATCCGCCGGCAGTTGCACAACGAGCGCATCCTCGACCTGGAGCGGGAGATGAAGCAGAGCATCATGCCGCCGCCCGCCAGCAACCCGGCCGCCACGCCGCCGTCGCCCCCCAGCGAGGGCGCAGGCCAGCCCGCGAATGCCGCGAGCAGCAGTCCCGGCGATACGGTGCCGCCCGCTGCGAACCCGCCCGCGCCGAGCACCGAGACCGCTCAGCCCCTTCGCTCCGACAGACCATCCGAACCATGA
- the tatA gene encoding twin-arginine translocase TatA/TatE family subunit encodes MGFGGISVWQLLIILLIVIMLFGTKRLKGLGSDLGDAIKGFRKSMGTDEEKPGVEDKQNHTIDAQARKVEEPTKKD; translated from the coding sequence ATGGGTTTTGGCGGCATCAGCGTCTGGCAACTACTGATCATCCTGCTCATCGTCATCATGCTGTTCGGCACCAAGCGCCTCAAGGGCCTGGGCTCCGACCTCGGTGATGCGATCAAGGGCTTCCGCAAATCCATGGGCACCGACGAGGAAAAGCCTGGCGTGGAAGACAAGCAGAATCACACCATCGATGCGCAGGCGCGCAAGGTCGAAGAACCGACCAAGAAAGACTAG
- a CDS encoding phosphoribosyl-ATP diphosphatase: MSDTLTRLAEVLEARKGAAPDSSYVASLYHKGLNKILEKVGEESVETILAAKDAAVSGDSSDLIYETADLWFHSLVMLAALGQHPQAVLDELDRRFGLSGHAEKAARPQT; this comes from the coding sequence ATGAGTGACACCCTCACCCGCCTGGCCGAGGTGCTGGAGGCCCGCAAGGGCGCGGCGCCGGACAGCTCATACGTCGCCAGCCTGTATCACAAGGGCCTGAACAAGATTCTCGAGAAGGTCGGCGAGGAATCGGTGGAAACCATACTCGCCGCCAAGGATGCCGCCGTCAGTGGCGACTCCAGCGACCTGATCTACGAAACCGCCGATCTCTGGTTCCACAGCCTGGTCATGCTCGCTGCCCTCGGCCAGCACCCGCAGGCCGTGCTGGATGAACTGGATCGACGCTTCGGTCTCTCCGGACACGCGGAAAAAGCCGCGCGTCCGCAAACCTGA
- the hisI gene encoding phosphoribosyl-AMP cyclohydrolase yields MNWLDEINWNADGLVPAIAQDHKTGRVLMMAWMNREALQLTAQENRAIYWSRSRGKLWRKGEESGHVQQLHELRLDCDADVIILMVEQIGGIACHTGRESCFYRVFENGAWKVVEPVLKDPHAIYAEHKHE; encoded by the coding sequence ATGAACTGGCTGGACGAAATCAACTGGAACGCCGATGGCCTGGTCCCGGCGATTGCCCAGGACCACAAGACCGGTCGCGTGCTGATGATGGCCTGGATGAATCGCGAGGCGCTGCAGCTGACCGCGCAGGAAAACCGCGCCATCTACTGGTCACGTTCGCGTGGCAAGCTGTGGCGCAAGGGCGAGGAGTCCGGACATGTGCAGCAGCTGCACGAGCTGCGCCTGGACTGTGATGCCGACGTGATCATCCTGATGGTCGAGCAGATCGGCGGCATCGCCTGCCACACCGGTCGCGAAAGCTGCTTCTACCGCGTGTTCGAGAACGGCGCCTGGAAAGTCGTCGAGCCGGTGCTCAAGGACCCGCACGCCATCTACGCGGAGCACAAGCATGAGTGA
- the ubiB gene encoding ubiquinone biosynthesis regulatory protein kinase UbiB: MKLFAAARRLFRILLVVIRYRLDDIILDLPMPWWLRGTSYLLPWRWVPRRRSALSRGARLRLALEGLGPIFIKFGQILSTRRDLLPPDIAEELAMLQDRVPPFDSAVATALIEQQLGAPVGELFARFDSKPLASASVAQVHAAKLRSGEEVVVKVVRPNLKPIISQDLAWLFMLANTAERISIDARRLHLVEVVDDYAKTIYDELDLLREAANASQLRRNFEGSALLYVPQVYWDYCRSQVLVMERIYGVPVTDMAGLARQNTDMRQLAERGVEIFFTQVFRDSFFHADMHPGNIFVSTHQPWSPQYIAVDFGIVGSLTPEDQDYLARNLMAFFKRDYRKVAQLHIDSGWVPAETKVNEFEAAIRTVCEPIFEKPLKDISFGQLLVRLFQVARRFNMEVQPQLVLLQKTLLNIEGLGRELYPDLDLWSTGQPYLERWMRERMGPRQLLKNAQAQIEQLPHLAHMTRELLERMSHPHANNPPPPWRERRHWPLRLVGAILLGSGATLAAGAESFTALNAWPAWIMLVAGTFIVVRR; this comes from the coding sequence ATGAAGCTGTTCGCCGCCGCACGCCGCCTGTTCCGCATCCTGCTGGTGGTGATCCGCTACCGCCTCGATGACATCATCCTCGACCTGCCGATGCCCTGGTGGCTGCGCGGCACCAGCTATCTGCTACCCTGGCGCTGGGTTCCGCGGCGGCGCAGCGCGCTGTCGCGGGGCGCGCGCCTGCGCCTGGCGCTGGAAGGGCTGGGGCCGATCTTCATCAAGTTCGGGCAGATTCTCTCGACCCGTCGCGACCTGCTGCCGCCGGATATCGCCGAAGAACTGGCGATGCTGCAGGACCGAGTACCCCCATTCGACTCGGCCGTCGCCACGGCGCTGATCGAGCAGCAGCTGGGTGCCCCGGTCGGCGAACTGTTCGCCCGCTTCGACAGCAAACCGCTGGCCTCCGCGTCCGTGGCCCAGGTGCATGCCGCCAAGCTGCGTTCCGGCGAGGAAGTGGTGGTCAAGGTGGTACGGCCGAACCTCAAGCCGATCATCAGCCAGGACCTGGCCTGGTTGTTCATGCTGGCCAATACCGCCGAACGCATCTCCATCGACGCGCGCCGCCTGCACCTGGTGGAAGTGGTCGACGACTATGCCAAGACCATCTACGACGAACTCGACCTGCTTCGCGAAGCGGCCAACGCCAGCCAGCTCAGGCGTAACTTCGAAGGCTCGGCACTGCTCTACGTGCCGCAGGTGTACTGGGACTATTGCCGGTCGCAAGTGCTCGTCATGGAGCGCATCTATGGCGTACCGGTGACGGACATGGCCGGTCTGGCACGGCAGAACACCGACATGCGCCAGCTGGCCGAACGCGGCGTGGAGATCTTCTTCACCCAGGTGTTCCGCGACAGTTTCTTCCATGCCGACATGCACCCCGGCAACATCTTCGTCAGTACCCACCAGCCCTGGAGCCCGCAGTACATCGCAGTGGACTTCGGCATCGTCGGCAGCCTGACGCCGGAGGACCAGGACTACCTGGCGCGCAACCTGATGGCCTTCTTCAAACGCGACTACCGCAAGGTGGCGCAGCTGCACATCGACTCGGGTTGGGTACCGGCGGAAACAAAGGTCAACGAGTTCGAAGCGGCGATCCGTACCGTCTGCGAGCCGATCTTCGAGAAGCCGCTGAAGGACATCTCCTTCGGTCAGCTGCTGGTGCGTCTGTTCCAGGTGGCGCGGCGCTTCAACATGGAGGTGCAGCCGCAACTGGTGCTGCTGCAGAAGACCCTGCTCAATATCGAGGGCCTTGGCCGCGAGCTGTATCCCGATCTCGACCTCTGGAGCACCGGCCAGCCCTACCTCGAGCGCTGGATGCGCGAGCGCATGGGCCCGCGCCAGCTGCTGAAGAACGCCCAGGCGCAGATCGAACAGCTGCCGCACCTGGCGCACATGACCCGCGAACTGCTCGAACGCATGTCGCATCCCCACGCCAACAACCCGCCGCCACCATGGCGCGAGCGCCGCCACTGGCCGCTGCGACTGGTCGGCGCGATCCTGCTCGGCAGCGGCGCGACGCTCGCCGCCGGCGCCGAGAGCTTTACCGCCCTCAACGCCTGGCCGGCCTGGATCATGCTCGTGGCCGGCACCTTCATCGTGGTGCGCCGATAG
- a CDS encoding ubiquinone biosynthesis accessory factor UbiJ, translating to MLRAALLAGAERGINRVLRLDPTALPRLARLSGRVIEIDCTAPAWRLFILADDEGLRLAGTWGSDADCRLRAPASSLLRLAASRNKTAVLHGPDVEIEGDSGLLMNLAEVLQDLELDWEYEISRWLGPVGAQLLGSSLRNPLDWLRDSAGSLRQDLADYLSEESRTLVGQAEAQARFDELDDMKLALDRLEARIERLALNLNPDRSE from the coding sequence ATGCTGCGCGCTGCCCTGCTGGCCGGCGCCGAGCGCGGCATCAATCGCGTCCTGCGTCTGGACCCGACCGCACTGCCGCGGCTGGCGCGCCTGAGTGGCCGGGTCATCGAGATCGACTGCACGGCCCCGGCCTGGCGCCTGTTTATCCTCGCCGACGATGAAGGGCTGCGTCTGGCCGGCACCTGGGGTAGCGATGCCGACTGCCGGCTGCGCGCGCCGGCGAGCAGCCTGCTGCGCCTGGCCGCCAGCCGCAACAAGACCGCGGTGCTGCATGGTCCGGACGTCGAGATCGAGGGCGACAGCGGCTTGCTGATGAACCTCGCGGAGGTGCTGCAGGACCTGGAGCTGGACTGGGAGTACGAGATTTCCCGCTGGCTCGGTCCGGTCGGTGCACAGCTGCTCGGCTCCAGCCTGCGCAACCCGCTGGACTGGCTGCGCGACAGCGCGGGCTCGCTGCGCCAGGATCTGGCCGACTATCTCAGCGAGGAGTCACGCACGCTGGTCGGCCAGGCCGAGGCCCAAGCGCGCTTCGACGAACTGGATGACATGAAACTCGCCCTCGACCGACTCGAGGCGCGCATCGAGCGCCTCGCCCTCAACCTGAATCCAGATCGCTCCGAATGA
- the ubiE gene encoding bifunctional demethylmenaquinone methyltransferase/2-methoxy-6-polyprenyl-1,4-benzoquinol methylase UbiE — MTDPRKAHDAEPTTHFGYENVPESQKAQKVAEVFHSVAAKYDLMNDLMSGGIHRLWKRFTIELSGARHGNRILDIAGGTGDLTRQFSRIVGPTGEVVLADINASMLKVGRDKLLDKGVAGNVRFVQADAEKLPFPDNYFDVVTIAFGLRNVTHKEDAIASMLRVLKPGGRLLVLEFSKPTNQLFSKAYDAYSFSLLPMMGKLITNDADSYRYLAESIRMHPDQETLKGMMEAAGFERVSYHNMTGGIVALHRGIKP; from the coding sequence ATGACCGATCCTCGCAAAGCGCATGACGCAGAACCGACCACCCATTTCGGCTACGAGAACGTGCCGGAAAGCCAGAAGGCGCAGAAGGTGGCCGAGGTGTTCCATTCCGTTGCCGCCAAGTACGACCTGATGAACGACCTGATGTCCGGCGGCATCCACCGACTGTGGAAGCGCTTCACCATCGAGCTGTCCGGCGCGCGCCACGGCAATCGGATTCTGGACATCGCCGGCGGCACCGGCGACCTGACCCGCCAGTTCTCCCGCATCGTCGGCCCCACGGGTGAAGTGGTGCTGGCCGACATCAATGCCTCGATGCTCAAGGTCGGCCGCGACAAGCTGCTGGACAAGGGCGTGGCCGGCAACGTCAGGTTCGTCCAGGCCGATGCCGAGAAGCTGCCCTTCCCGGACAACTACTTCGACGTGGTCACCATCGCCTTCGGCCTGCGCAACGTCACCCACAAGGAAGACGCCATCGCCTCGATGCTGCGCGTGCTCAAGCCGGGCGGCCGGCTGCTGGTGCTGGAATTCTCCAAGCCGACCAACCAGCTGTTCTCCAAGGCCTACGATGCCTACTCGTTCAGCCTGCTGCCGATGATGGGCAAGCTGATCACCAACGATGCCGACAGCTACCGTTACCTGGCCGAGTCGATCCGCATGCACCCGGATCAGGAAACCCTCAAGGGCATGATGGAAGCTGCCGGTTTCGAGCGCGTCAGCTACCACAACATGACCGGCGGCATCGTCGCCCTGCACCGCGGCATTAAGCCCTGA
- a CDS encoding polyhydroxyalkanoic acid system family protein produces MAQIIVERSHNLGRDAAREKADELAARLAREFGVSCQWQGDVLAVRRSGADGRIEVREDSVKVLLNLGLLLSAMGSSIQGQIERALDKALA; encoded by the coding sequence ATGGCGCAGATCATCGTCGAACGTTCCCACAACCTCGGCCGCGACGCGGCCCGCGAAAAGGCCGACGAGCTCGCCGCACGCCTGGCCCGCGAGTTCGGGGTGAGCTGTCAGTGGCAGGGTGATGTGCTGGCGGTCAGGCGCAGTGGCGCGGACGGGCGCATCGAAGTGCGCGAGGACAGCGTGAAGGTGCTGCTCAACCTCGGCCTGCTGCTTTCGGCCATGGGCAGCAGCATTCAGGGCCAGATCGAGCGGGCACTGGACAAGGCGCTGGCCTGA
- a CDS encoding methyl-accepting chemotaxis protein, which translates to MISRFFTDLAVTRKLGLGFGFMVLLTLLVAAIAVTSLNGLLERNQKQTRLSQVQEASYAVDTARTLFEQSGSDAHAQQVTGKIGEVRNHLQDIRTTLTAADDQRDIASALQYAERIERSFQELKQARESREQSRGVMVSSAGEALKALGELEEQIYQTLEQSADDPLVVQQARALAELTRRVLESRYLVRGYIFQHTEESAQLAYAGLDRSREQADLLRGLLPVDQYSHLDRMTSALQRYRAAIETFKVGMDATIQARTALASEIGDLLEINGNLYRNQQTKMLGETQQARIQTMLTAFASALLGLLAAWFIARQIILPLRHTLAMARRIADGDLSGQDSAQRRDELGQLESAMQDMRQSLRKLIGSIGDSSTQIAAAAEELSAVTEQTSAGVNDQRQETDQVATAVNEMAATVQEVARNAVDAAQATAEADQQAVQGEKLAGDAVAQIERMAMQVANTGEAMEHLRRDSDAIGSVLDVIKAVAEQTNLLALNAAIEAARAGEAGRGFAVVADEVRALAQRTQQSTEEIEKLIGTLQNSAQSASQLMRDNQQLSDSTVELTRRAGDALSVIARTVSTIQSMNQQIAAAAEQQSAVTEEINRSVVSVRDISLQTATASDETARASTELAQLGNALQQQIGRFRL; encoded by the coding sequence ATGATCTCCCGCTTTTTCACCGACCTGGCCGTCACGCGCAAGCTTGGCCTGGGCTTCGGCTTCATGGTCCTGCTGACACTTCTGGTTGCCGCCATCGCCGTCACCAGCCTGAACGGGTTGCTGGAGCGCAACCAGAAGCAGACCCGCCTGTCCCAGGTCCAGGAAGCCTCCTACGCGGTGGATACCGCACGCACCCTGTTCGAACAAAGCGGCAGCGACGCCCACGCCCAGCAGGTGACCGGCAAGATCGGCGAAGTCCGCAACCACCTGCAGGACATCCGCACCACCCTGACTGCCGCCGATGACCAGCGCGACATCGCCTCCGCACTCCAGTATGCCGAGCGCATCGAACGCAGCTTCCAGGAGCTGAAGCAGGCCCGCGAAAGCCGCGAACAGAGCCGGGGCGTGATGGTCAGCAGCGCCGGCGAGGCCCTCAAGGCGCTCGGCGAACTGGAAGAGCAGATCTACCAGACCCTCGAACAGTCCGCCGACGACCCTCTCGTCGTACAGCAGGCCCGCGCCCTCGCCGAACTAACCCGGCGCGTACTGGAGAGCCGCTACCTGGTGCGCGGCTACATCTTCCAGCACACCGAAGAGTCTGCGCAGCTCGCCTATGCCGGCCTCGATCGCTCCCGTGAACAGGCCGATCTGTTGCGCGGCCTGCTACCCGTCGATCAATACAGCCATCTCGACCGAATGACCAGCGCCCTGCAGCGCTACCGTGCAGCGATCGAGACCTTCAAGGTCGGCATGGATGCGACCATCCAGGCTCGCACGGCGCTGGCCTCCGAAATCGGCGATCTGCTGGAAATCAACGGCAATCTCTACCGCAACCAGCAGACCAAGATGCTCGGCGAAACGCAGCAGGCGCGCATCCAGACGATGCTGACCGCCTTCGCCAGTGCACTGCTCGGCCTGCTCGCGGCCTGGTTCATTGCCCGCCAGATCATTCTGCCGTTGCGCCACACCCTGGCCATGGCCCGGCGCATCGCCGACGGCGACCTCTCCGGCCAGGACAGCGCACAACGCCGCGACGAGCTGGGCCAGCTGGAAAGCGCGATGCAGGACATGCGCCAGAGTCTGCGCAAGCTGATCGGCAGCATCGGCGACAGCTCGACGCAGATCGCCGCCGCTGCCGAGGAGCTGTCTGCCGTCACCGAGCAGACCAGCGCCGGCGTCAACGATCAGCGCCAGGAGACCGATCAGGTGGCCACGGCGGTGAACGAGATGGCCGCCACCGTTCAGGAAGTGGCGCGCAATGCGGTCGATGCCGCACAGGCCACTGCCGAAGCGGACCAGCAGGCGGTACAGGGCGAGAAGCTGGCAGGCGACGCCGTCGCCCAGATCGAGCGCATGGCGATGCAGGTCGCCAATACCGGCGAGGCGATGGAGCACCTACGCCGCGACAGCGATGCCATCGGCAGTGTGCTGGACGTGATCAAGGCAGTCGCCGAGCAGACCAATCTGCTGGCGCTCAATGCCGCCATCGAGGCGGCGCGGGCTGGTGAAGCCGGCCGCGGCTTCGCCGTGGTGGCAGACGAAGTACGCGCCCTGGCGCAACGCACCCAGCAATCGACCGAGGAGATCGAGAAGCTGATCGGCACCCTGCAGAACAGTGCCCAGAGCGCCAGCCAACTGATGCGCGACAATCAGCAGCTGAGTGACAGCACGGTCGAACTGACCCGCCGGGCCGGAGACGCCCTGAGCGTCATCGCCCGTACCGTGTCGACCATCCAGAGCATGAACCAGCAGATCGCGGCGGCGGCCGAGCAGCAGAGCGCCGTGACCGAGGAGATCAACCGCAGCGTGGTCAGCGTGCGTGACATTTCCCTGCAAACCGCCACCGCCAGTGACGAGACGGCGCGCGCCAGCACCGAACTGGCCCAGCTGGGCAACGCGCTCCAGCAGCAGATCGGCCGCTTCCGCCTCTGA
- a CDS encoding gamma-butyrobetaine hydroxylase-like domain-containing protein produces the protein MRIPTAIKLHKASRTLELEYGADERYVLPAEFLRVHSPSAEVQGHGNPVLQTGKLKVALEQIEPAGQYALKLTFSDGHDSGLYTWDYLERLALNQQALWDAYLAALAAAGKSRDPDESVVKLML, from the coding sequence ATGCGCATCCCCACTGCAATCAAACTGCACAAGGCGTCCAGAACGCTGGAACTGGAATACGGCGCCGACGAGCGCTACGTGCTGCCCGCCGAGTTCCTGCGCGTGCATTCGCCATCGGCGGAAGTCCAGGGCCACGGCAACCCGGTGCTGCAGACCGGCAAGCTGAAGGTCGCGCTGGAGCAGATCGAGCCGGCCGGCCAGTACGCCTTGAAGCTGACCTTCAGCGACGGCCACGACAGCGGCCTCTACACCTGGGACTACCTCGAACGCCTGGCGCTGAATCAGCAGGCGCTATGGGACGCCTATCTCGCGGCACTGGCGGCCGCCGGCAAGTCCCGCGACCCCGATGAGTCCGTGGTCAAGCTGATGCTCTGA
- the hslU gene encoding ATP-dependent protease ATPase subunit HslU — MSMTPREIVHELNRHIIGQDDAKRAVAIALRNRWRRMQLPAELRQEVTPKNILMIGPTGVGKTEIARRLAKLANAPFLKVEATKFTEVGYVGRDVESIIRDLADAALKMLREQEVHKMRHRAEDAAEERILDALLPPARPVGFSEEPVQSGDSNTRQLFRKRLREGQLDDKEIDIEVAESPAGVEIMAPPGMEEMTNQLQNLFANMGKGKKKSRKLKIKEAFKLIRDEEAARLVNEEDLKARALEAVEQNGIVFIDEIDKVAKRGNTSGADVSREGVQRDLLPLIEGSTVNTKLGMVKTDHILFIASGAFHLSKPSDLVPELQGRLPIRVELKALSPQDFERILTEPHAALTEQYRELLKTEGLHIEFLEDGIKRIAEIAWQVNEKTENIGARRLHTLLERLLEEVSFSAADLAGKQQGEPIRIDAAYVNEHLGELAQDEDLSRYIL, encoded by the coding sequence ATGTCCATGACGCCCCGCGAGATCGTCCACGAACTCAACCGCCACATCATCGGCCAGGACGACGCCAAGCGCGCCGTGGCCATCGCCCTGCGCAACCGCTGGCGGCGCATGCAGCTGCCCGCCGAGCTGCGCCAGGAAGTCACCCCGAAGAACATTCTGATGATCGGCCCCACCGGCGTCGGCAAGACCGAAATTGCCCGCCGCCTGGCCAAGCTGGCCAACGCGCCGTTCCTGAAAGTGGAAGCCACCAAGTTCACCGAGGTCGGCTATGTCGGCCGTGACGTCGAATCGATCATCCGCGATCTGGCCGACGCGGCGCTGAAGATGCTGCGCGAGCAGGAGGTGCACAAGATGCGCCACCGCGCCGAAGACGCCGCCGAAGAACGCATCCTCGACGCCCTGCTGCCGCCGGCGCGCCCGGTAGGCTTTTCCGAAGAGCCGGTGCAGAGCGGTGATTCCAACACCCGTCAGCTGTTCCGCAAGCGCCTGCGCGAAGGCCAGCTGGACGACAAGGAGATCGACATCGAGGTCGCCGAGAGCCCGGCCGGGGTGGAGATCATGGCCCCGCCCGGCATGGAGGAGATGACCAACCAGCTGCAGAACCTCTTCGCCAACATGGGCAAGGGCAAGAAGAAGAGCCGCAAGCTGAAGATCAAGGAAGCCTTCAAGCTCATCCGCGACGAGGAAGCCGCGCGCCTGGTCAACGAAGAAGACCTCAAGGCCCGCGCCCTGGAGGCGGTGGAGCAGAACGGCATCGTCTTCATCGACGAGATCGACAAGGTTGCCAAGCGCGGCAACACCAGCGGCGCCGACGTTTCCCGCGAGGGCGTGCAGCGCGACCTGCTGCCGCTGATCGAGGGCAGCACGGTCAACACCAAGCTGGGCATGGTCAAGACCGACCATATTCTCTTCATCGCCTCCGGCGCCTTCCACCTGTCCAAGCCCAGCGACCTGGTGCCGGAACTGCAGGGTCGCCTGCCGATCCGCGTGGAGCTCAAGGCGCTGTCACCGCAGGACTTCGAGCGCATCCTCACCGAGCCGCATGCGGCGCTCACCGAGCAGTACCGCGAGCTGCTGAAGACCGAAGGGCTGCACATCGAGTTTCTTGAGGACGGCATCAAGCGCATCGCCGAGATCGCCTGGCAGGTCAACGAGAAGACCGAGAACATCGGTGCCCGGCGCCTGCACACCCTGCTCGAGCGCCTGCTGGAGGAGGTCTCCTTCAGTGCAGCCGACCTGGCCGGCAAGCAGCAGGGCGAACCGATCCGCATCGACGCCGCCTACGTCAACGAGCACCTCGGCGAACTGGCTCAGGACGAAGACCTGTCGCGCTACATCCTCTGA